The genomic interval CGCCGACGTGGTCGTCACGCAAGCCGTCCTCGACGAACTCGTCACCAACCACCAGGACACGGTGGAGACGTTCGTCGAGAGCGACGACGCCGCGCTCTCCCTCGCGAACGACGACCTCGACTACGGCCTCGTCGTCGCGTCCCTCGACGACCGCGACGTGGTGCTCGTCGTCTGCGGCACCGGCCCCATCGCGGGCGTCCTCCGGAACGACGACCCCGACGCCGTCGCGTGGGCGGACGACCGGTTCGCGGCCGTCCGAGACGGCTCGACCCGCCTCGGCTGACCCACTGACACGCGTGTCACCTCGTTACCCGAGGGTTCGCTTACGTATAAGGCCGTGACGCGCCTACCGTAGTCCATGTCACTCGACACGACAGAGGTGCGTACCGCATGGCAGTAGACGGCGACGCCGGGATTTTCCTCCTGCTCGGCCGCCTGCTGTTCGGCCTGACGCTCGCGTTCATGGGCCTGAACCACTTCCTCAACCTCGAACAGATGACGGGCTACGCCGAGTTCAAGGGCCTGCCCGCGCCCGGGTTCATGACCATCGCGTCCGGCGTGATGCTCGTCCTCGGCGGCCTCGGCATCGCGGCCGGCGCGTACCCCGTGCTCAGTGCGGGCACGCTCGCCGTGTTCAACTTCGTCGCCGCGTTCACGATGCACGCGTTCTGGAGCGTTCCGGAAGACCAGCAGCAGGACGAGATGACGCAGTTCCTCAAGAACATGGTCATCACTGGCGGCGCGCTCGCGTTCCTCGCCATCGGCGGCCAGGACTGGGCGTACGCCGTCGGCGTCTCCCTCTTCTAACCGCTCCCCCGCGGTTCTCGCGACTGCCGAAACTACGATATGCCCGACGCCCGCGTGTTCGGGTATGATATCGGTGGACGGCTTGGCGAAACAGTACGGGAGCGTCCACGCCGTCCGCGGCATCGACTTCGAGGTCGAGGCGGGCGAAGTGTTCGGACTGGTCGGCCCGAACGGCGCGGGAAAAACCTCGACGCTGAAGATGCTCGCCGGCCTCGTCGAACCCACGTCGGGGTCGGCGACCGTGAACGGCTACGACGCCCAAGACCCCGAGATGCGGCGGACGCTCGGCTTCCTCCCCGAGGAAAGCCCGCTCTACGAGGACATGACGCCGCGCGGCTACCTCCGCTTCTTCGCCGACCTCTACGACGTGGAGCGAGAGACGGCGAACGACCGCATCGAGCGCACGCTCGACCGCCTCGATTTGGACGCCCGCGACCGCCCCGTCGGGGATTTCTCGAAGGGGATGAAGCGGAAGGTCGCCATCGCGCGCTCGCTCGTGAACGACCCGGACGTCCTCATCTACGACGAACCCGCGTCCGGCCTCGACCCCCTGACGACGAACGAGGTCGTGGAGTTCACGCGCGAACTCGCCGACCGCGGGAAGACCGTGCTGTTCAGCGCGCACGACCTCTACCACGTCGAGTCCGTCTGCGACCGCGTCGCCATCGCGAACGACGGTCGTATCGCCGCACAGGGCACGCTCGCGGAGATTCGCGACGAGTACGGCCGCATCGAGTACCACGTCTACACGTCCGTCCCCGTTCCGAACGCCACACGGTCGGGCGAGCGCTACGAGGTCACGGTGGACGGGATGAACGGCGTGGAGCGCGTCCGCGAGGAAGCCGAGTCCGCGGGCGGCGAGGTGCTCGACATCCGCACCCGCGAATCGACGCTGGAGGACGTGTTCCTCGACGTGACGCGCGAGGGCCGGGCGTGAATCCGCGCCGCGTCCTCCGCATCGCGCGCTGGGAGGCGACGAAGAGCACCGGGAACGTCGACCGGCGAACCGCCGTCCTCCTCGTCGGCGTCGTCCTCTCGCTCGCCGTCCTCGCGCCCGTCCTGGTCGCCGTCCAGCCGAGTCCCGGCGAGGGAATCTACCGGGTGGGCGTGGACGAGGACAACCGCTACCACGCCGTCGTCGAGCGGAACCCCGAACTCCGCGCCGTGAGCGCCGACCCCCGGGATGTCGCCGATGGCGCGGCCGAACTCAGCATCCGCGGGAGCCAGTTCTACGTCGGGGACTCCCAGAAGTCGCAGGCCGCGCTCGCGGAACTCCGGGCGGCCGTCGTCGCCTACAACGACTACCTGATGAGCCTCGAATCCGACCAGTCCGCCGCGTTCCCCGTCACCGTCACCCTCCAGTACCTCGAACAGGACGCTGACGACCCCGCGAACAGTGACGGCGCGAACGGCGGCGACCCCGCGGGCGGTGACGGCACGTCAGGCGGCGACGGCGGGACGGGCGGCGCTGACCCCACGACGACCGCGCCCGATGGCGGCGACGCCGGTGGCTCCGGCGGCGGCGTGCCTGCGGTGCCCGGCGGCGCGTTCGGCGGGACGCAGACCGGGACGCCGAGTTCGCTGAGCCCGCCGTTCCCGCTGCGCTCGCTCGTTCTCGCGTTCGCCTTCCTCCTCCCGCTGAACGTCCTCATCCAGGCGTACGGGTCGAGCGTCATCAACGAGCGCATCAACCGCCGGGGCGAGCCGATGCTGGTGTCGCCGGCGAGCAGGGGCGACATCGTGCTCGGGAAGACCCTCCCGTACCTCGGCGTCGCCGTCGCCATCACGGCCGTCATCGCGTTCGCCGTCGGCGGCGGCCTCGTGAGCGTGCTCGCCGTCCTCCCGCTCGCCGGCCTGTTCCTCGCGGCGACGTTCGTCGGCGCGATGCTCGCGCGCTCCTACAAGGAACTCACGTTCGTCACCGTGTTCGTCAGCGTCCCCCTGATGGCGTACGCGTTCGTCCCCGCCGTCTTCACCGAAGTCCACCCCATCGCCGCCATCAGCCCGCTCTCGCTCGTCGTCCAGGACTTGCAGGGCGCGCCCGTCGGCCTCGGCGAGTTCCTGTTCGGCACGCTCCCCGTCTCGCTCGCCGCGCTCGTCTGCTTCGCGCTCGGCACCGGCGTCTACCGCGAGGAGGACATGTTCACCCAGCGCCCCGTCCCCGCGAAGGCGATGGACGCGCTCGCCGCCCCCCTCCACTCCGTCTGGCGCGTGGGCCTGTGGACGGCGCTGTTCATCCCCTTCGCGTTCATCGCGGAGCTGTTCGCCGTCGCGAGCCTGTTCGTCCTCCCGTCGTCGCTCGCGCTCCCCGTCCTCTTCGCCGCCATCGCCGTCATCGAGGAAGCGGTGAAGAGCCTGCACGTCCGCGCGGGCTTCCTCCGCTCGCGCTTCCCCGACGACCGCCGCACAGCGCTCGCGCTCGGCGTCGCCGCCGGCCTCGGGTTCTTCCTCGGGGAGAAACTCACGCTCATCACGCAGCTGGTGGGACTCCCCGGCCTCGAACTCGGACAGGCCGCGTTCGGCCCGACGCTCGGCGCGAGCCCGCTCGTCCTCGCCGTGTCGCTGTTCGCGCCGCTCGCCCTCCACACCGTCACCGCGTCGGTGAGCGCGCTCGGCGCGCGCGGCACCCGCGCGAAGTACGTCGCCGGGTTCGGCCTCGCCGTCCTGATTCACCTGGCGTACAACCTCACGGTGGTGAACGCCGTTGCGTGACCGCCTCGTCGTCGGACGGCGCGAACTCGCGAGCCTCCGCTCCGAGAAGACCATCGTGCTCGCCCTGATAATCCAGCTGTTCATCGCCGCGTTCTCCTCCTTCCTCGTCG from Salarchaeum japonicum carries:
- a CDS encoding DoxX family protein, whose translation is MAVDGDAGIFLLLGRLLFGLTLAFMGLNHFLNLEQMTGYAEFKGLPAPGFMTIASGVMLVLGGLGIAAGAYPVLSAGTLAVFNFVAAFTMHAFWSVPEDQQQDEMTQFLKNMVITGGALAFLAIGGQDWAYAVGVSLF
- a CDS encoding ABC transporter ATP-binding protein; its protein translation is MISVDGLAKQYGSVHAVRGIDFEVEAGEVFGLVGPNGAGKTSTLKMLAGLVEPTSGSATVNGYDAQDPEMRRTLGFLPEESPLYEDMTPRGYLRFFADLYDVERETANDRIERTLDRLDLDARDRPVGDFSKGMKRKVAIARSLVNDPDVLIYDEPASGLDPLTTNEVVEFTRELADRGKTVLFSAHDLYHVESVCDRVAIANDGRIAAQGTLAEIRDEYGRIEYHVYTSVPVPNATRSGERYEVTVDGMNGVERVREEAESAGGEVLDIRTRESTLEDVFLDVTREGRA
- a CDS encoding ABC transporter permease subunit, whose product is MNPRRVLRIARWEATKSTGNVDRRTAVLLVGVVLSLAVLAPVLVAVQPSPGEGIYRVGVDEDNRYHAVVERNPELRAVSADPRDVADGAAELSIRGSQFYVGDSQKSQAALAELRAAVVAYNDYLMSLESDQSAAFPVTVTLQYLEQDADDPANSDGANGGDPAGGDGTSGGDGGTGGADPTTTAPDGGDAGGSGGGVPAVPGGAFGGTQTGTPSSLSPPFPLRSLVLAFAFLLPLNVLIQAYGSSVINERINRRGEPMLVSPASRGDIVLGKTLPYLGVAVAITAVIAFAVGGGLVSVLAVLPLAGLFLAATFVGAMLARSYKELTFVTVFVSVPLMAYAFVPAVFTEVHPIAAISPLSLVVQDLQGAPVGLGEFLFGTLPVSLAALVCFALGTGVYREEDMFTQRPVPAKAMDALAAPLHSVWRVGLWTALFIPFAFIAELFAVASLFVLPSSLALPVLFAAIAVIEEAVKSLHVRAGFLRSRFPDDRRTALALGVAAGLGFFLGEKLTLITQLVGLPGLELGQAAFGPTLGASPLVLAVSLFAPLALHTVTASVSALGARGTRAKYVAGFGLAVLIHLAYNLTVVNAVA